A stretch of the Vigna radiata var. radiata cultivar VC1973A chromosome 7, Vradiata_ver6, whole genome shotgun sequence genome encodes the following:
- the LOC106768577 gene encoding YTH domain-containing family protein 1 isoform X1, producing the protein MATVANPADQATDLLQKLSLETQPKPLEMPEPTKKATGNQYGSVDSGNAANGQIPSYDRSVTPVLQDFIDPTMCYLPNGYPSTAYYYGGYDGTGNEWDDYSRYVNSEGVEMTSGVYGDNGSLVYHHGYGYAPYGPYSPAGSPVPTMGNDGQLYGPQHYQYPPYFQPLTPTSAPFTPTPAVLPQGEVSTSVAADQKTLPVEAANGNSNGVANGGNAKGNNSVAPVKQANQNSSYSSKASNERVAMPGRGPTSGYQDPRFGFDGVRSPIPWLDAPLFSDGQPRPVSSTAITPSISGGNNTASRNQTFRPNSQFMGLHHPRPMPAMGATPNFINRMYPNKLYGQYGSTVRSGMGYGTHGYDTRTNGRTWLAVDSKYKTRGRSGGYFGYGNENVDGLNELNRGPRAKGGKNQKGFAPAVLAVKGQNLPATLSTDEEKDKTTTVPDRDQYNKVDFPEKYVDAKFFVIKSYSEDDIHKSIKYNVWASTQNGNKKLDAAYQEAQQKPGGCPVFLFFSVNTSGQFVGLAEMIGPVDFNKSVEYWQQDKWNGCFPLKWHIVKDVPNNLLRHITLDNNENKPVTNSRDTQEVMLEPGLKLIKIFKEYTSKTCILDDFGFYEARQKTILEKKAKQQYPKQVWEGKPTDEKVEINGEANIQKSESELLKESNLAEKDGDDPKVAENGSVSKTGDAPKGAKPVISEGKVVLGSNGIANGC; encoded by the exons ATGGCTACCGTTGCTAATCCCGCGGATC AAGCAACTGATTTGCTCCAGAAGCTATCGCTGGAAACTCAGCCTAAGCCTTTGGAGATGCCTGAACCTACCAAGAAG GCCACTGGGAATCAGTATGGATCAGTTGATTCAGGAAATGCTGCAAATGGCCAGATCCCGTCGTACGATCGGTCTGTGACCCCAGTGTTACAAGATTTTATTGATCCTACTATGTGTTACCTCCCAAATGGTTATCCGTCTACTGCATATTATTATGGTG GTTATGATGGAACTGGTAACGAGTgggatgattattctagatatgTGAATTCGGAAGGAGTTGAGATGACTTCG GGAGTTTATGGGGATAACGGGTCTCTAGTTTATCACCATGGGTATGGATATGCTCCCTATGGCCCCTATTCGCCAGCAGGGTCTCCAGTTCCAACCATGGGTAATGATGGTCAGTTGTACGGGCCTCAACATTATCAGTATCCTCCATATTTTCAACCGTTAACACCAACAAGTGCGCCATTCACACCTACTCCTGCTGTCCTTCCTCAGGGTGAGGTTTCGACCTCAGTTGCTGCTGATCAAAAGACTCTCCCTGTCGAAGCAGCCAATGGAAATTCTAACGGTGTAGCAAACGGTGGCAATGCTAAAGGTAATAATTCTGTTGCTCCTGTTAAACAGGCCAATCAGAATTCATCTTATAGTTCCAAAGCTTCAAATGAAAGGGTTGCTATGCCAGGTCGTGGTCCAACTTCGGGTTATCAGGATCCAAGATTTGGTTTTGATGGAGTTCGATCACCAATCCCATGGCTAGATGCCCCACTATTTTCGGATGGGCAGCCAAGGCCTGTGAGTAGCACAGCTATCACTCCCTCAATATCAGGTGGCAACAACACTGCTTCAAGGAACCAGACTTTTCGTCCAAATTCTCAATTTATG GGCTTGCACCATCCAAGACCAATGCCTGCCATGGGAGCAACCCCTAACTTCATAAATAGGATGTATCCAAACAAGTTGTATGGTCAATACGGGAGCACTGTTAGATCTGGAATGGGTTATGGAACACATGGGTATGATACCCGCACTAATGGAAGGACTTGGTTAGCTGTTGACAGTAAGTACAAAACCAGGGGAAGAAGTGGTGGTTACTTTGGCTATGGCAATGAAAACGTTGATGGTTTGAATGAACTAAACAGAGGACCTAGGGCTAAAGGTGGTAAGAATCAGAAGGGTTTTGCACCAGCTGTTCTAGCAGTGAAAGGACAGAATTTACCTGCAACTCTGAGTACAGACGAGGAGAAAGACAAGACTACTACTGTTCCTGACAGAGATCAATACAACAAAGTTGATTTTCCAGAGAAATATGTCGATGCCAAATTTTTTGTCATTAAGTCATACAGCGAGGATGATATACACAAGAGTATAAAATACAACGTGTGGGCCAGTACACAAAATGGCAATAAGAAGCTTGATGCTGCATACCAGGAGGCACAGCAGAAACCTGGTGGCTGCCCTGTATTCCTATTCTTCTCG GTTAATACCAGTGGTCAATTCGTGGGGCTTGCTGAAATGATTGGTCCAGTTGATTTTAATAAGAGTGTTGAGTATTGGCAGCAAGACAAGTGGAATGGTTGTTTTCCTCTCAAGTGGCACATTGTTAAGGATGTACCTAACAATTTGTTGAGACACATCACGCTGGACAACAACGAGAACAAACCTGTCACAAACAGTCGGGATACTCAAGAG GTAATGTTGGAGCCTGGGCTGAAATTAATCAAAATCTTCAAGGAATATACTAGTAAGACATGCATTCTGGACGATTTTGGGTTTTATGAGGCCCGTCAGAAGACTATTTTGGAGAAGAAAGCAAAACAACAATATCCAAAGCAG GTGTGGGAAGGGAAACCTACTGATGAGAAGGTTGAGATAAATGGTGAAGCTAATATTCAGAAGTCTGAATCAGAATTGCTGAAGGAGTCTAACCTTGCTGAAAAGGATGGCGATGACCCGAAAGTTGCCGAGAATGGATCTGTTTCAAAAACTGGAGATGCCCCAAAGGGTGCTAAACCAGTTATTTCTGAGGGTAAGGTTGTGTTAGGCAGCAATGGGATTGCTAATGGTTGCTGA
- the LOC106768577 gene encoding YTH domain-containing family protein 1 isoform X2, protein MATVANPADQATDLLQKLSLETQPKPLEMPEPTKKATGNQYGSVDSGNAANGQIPSYDRSVTPVLQDFIDPTMCYLPNGYPSTAYYYGGYDGTGNEWDDYSRYVNSEGVEMTSGVYGDNGSLVYHHGYGYAPYGPYSPAGSPVPTMGNDGQLYGPQHYQYPPYFQPLTPTSAPFTPTPAVLPQGEVSTSVAADQKTLPVEAANGNSNGVANGGNAKGRGPTSGYQDPRFGFDGVRSPIPWLDAPLFSDGQPRPVSSTAITPSISGGNNTASRNQTFRPNSQFMGLHHPRPMPAMGATPNFINRMYPNKLYGQYGSTVRSGMGYGTHGYDTRTNGRTWLAVDSKYKTRGRSGGYFGYGNENVDGLNELNRGPRAKGGKNQKGFAPAVLAVKGQNLPATLSTDEEKDKTTTVPDRDQYNKVDFPEKYVDAKFFVIKSYSEDDIHKSIKYNVWASTQNGNKKLDAAYQEAQQKPGGCPVFLFFSVNTSGQFVGLAEMIGPVDFNKSVEYWQQDKWNGCFPLKWHIVKDVPNNLLRHITLDNNENKPVTNSRDTQEVMLEPGLKLIKIFKEYTSKTCILDDFGFYEARQKTILEKKAKQQYPKQVWEGKPTDEKVEINGEANIQKSESELLKESNLAEKDGDDPKVAENGSVSKTGDAPKGAKPVISEGKVVLGSNGIANGC, encoded by the exons ATGGCTACCGTTGCTAATCCCGCGGATC AAGCAACTGATTTGCTCCAGAAGCTATCGCTGGAAACTCAGCCTAAGCCTTTGGAGATGCCTGAACCTACCAAGAAG GCCACTGGGAATCAGTATGGATCAGTTGATTCAGGAAATGCTGCAAATGGCCAGATCCCGTCGTACGATCGGTCTGTGACCCCAGTGTTACAAGATTTTATTGATCCTACTATGTGTTACCTCCCAAATGGTTATCCGTCTACTGCATATTATTATGGTG GTTATGATGGAACTGGTAACGAGTgggatgattattctagatatgTGAATTCGGAAGGAGTTGAGATGACTTCG GGAGTTTATGGGGATAACGGGTCTCTAGTTTATCACCATGGGTATGGATATGCTCCCTATGGCCCCTATTCGCCAGCAGGGTCTCCAGTTCCAACCATGGGTAATGATGGTCAGTTGTACGGGCCTCAACATTATCAGTATCCTCCATATTTTCAACCGTTAACACCAACAAGTGCGCCATTCACACCTACTCCTGCTGTCCTTCCTCAGGGTGAGGTTTCGACCTCAGTTGCTGCTGATCAAAAGACTCTCCCTGTCGAAGCAGCCAATGGAAATTCTAACGGTGTAGCAAACGGTGGCAATGCTAAAG GTCGTGGTCCAACTTCGGGTTATCAGGATCCAAGATTTGGTTTTGATGGAGTTCGATCACCAATCCCATGGCTAGATGCCCCACTATTTTCGGATGGGCAGCCAAGGCCTGTGAGTAGCACAGCTATCACTCCCTCAATATCAGGTGGCAACAACACTGCTTCAAGGAACCAGACTTTTCGTCCAAATTCTCAATTTATG GGCTTGCACCATCCAAGACCAATGCCTGCCATGGGAGCAACCCCTAACTTCATAAATAGGATGTATCCAAACAAGTTGTATGGTCAATACGGGAGCACTGTTAGATCTGGAATGGGTTATGGAACACATGGGTATGATACCCGCACTAATGGAAGGACTTGGTTAGCTGTTGACAGTAAGTACAAAACCAGGGGAAGAAGTGGTGGTTACTTTGGCTATGGCAATGAAAACGTTGATGGTTTGAATGAACTAAACAGAGGACCTAGGGCTAAAGGTGGTAAGAATCAGAAGGGTTTTGCACCAGCTGTTCTAGCAGTGAAAGGACAGAATTTACCTGCAACTCTGAGTACAGACGAGGAGAAAGACAAGACTACTACTGTTCCTGACAGAGATCAATACAACAAAGTTGATTTTCCAGAGAAATATGTCGATGCCAAATTTTTTGTCATTAAGTCATACAGCGAGGATGATATACACAAGAGTATAAAATACAACGTGTGGGCCAGTACACAAAATGGCAATAAGAAGCTTGATGCTGCATACCAGGAGGCACAGCAGAAACCTGGTGGCTGCCCTGTATTCCTATTCTTCTCG GTTAATACCAGTGGTCAATTCGTGGGGCTTGCTGAAATGATTGGTCCAGTTGATTTTAATAAGAGTGTTGAGTATTGGCAGCAAGACAAGTGGAATGGTTGTTTTCCTCTCAAGTGGCACATTGTTAAGGATGTACCTAACAATTTGTTGAGACACATCACGCTGGACAACAACGAGAACAAACCTGTCACAAACAGTCGGGATACTCAAGAG GTAATGTTGGAGCCTGGGCTGAAATTAATCAAAATCTTCAAGGAATATACTAGTAAGACATGCATTCTGGACGATTTTGGGTTTTATGAGGCCCGTCAGAAGACTATTTTGGAGAAGAAAGCAAAACAACAATATCCAAAGCAG GTGTGGGAAGGGAAACCTACTGATGAGAAGGTTGAGATAAATGGTGAAGCTAATATTCAGAAGTCTGAATCAGAATTGCTGAAGGAGTCTAACCTTGCTGAAAAGGATGGCGATGACCCGAAAGTTGCCGAGAATGGATCTGTTTCAAAAACTGGAGATGCCCCAAAGGGTGCTAAACCAGTTATTTCTGAGGGTAAGGTTGTGTTAGGCAGCAATGGGATTGCTAATGGTTGCTGA
- the LOC106768775 gene encoding uncharacterized protein LOC106768775 isoform X1, translated as MADNNNNSIPENQNPVSGTQTVFAKPFPDVSKIEVFSGQNFRRWQERVSTLLXMYGVAFALSSSKPDSSLPPNPKQVEDWVHANKVCRHTLLSALSNDLFDVYCSYKEAKDIWDSLILKYTAEDVVRQRFIIGNYYRWEMVEDKDIKSQINEYHKLLEDIKAENVLLPDVYVSQLLIEKLPPSWTDYKQQLKHRHKQMSLSKLITHIIVEDTNRKECAIAKAKALSAKANVIEDKPAPKRSMKSKIMATYPDAFPQDSMSEVIDDRRPDLEMPK; from the exons atggcggacaacaacaacaactcaaTCCCGGAGAATCAGAATCCTGTTTCCGGAACTCAGACGGTCTTCGCCAAACCATTCCCGGATGTATCAAAAATTGAAGTCTTCTCTGGTCAGAATTTTCGACGCTGGCAAGAACGTGTGTCAACNCTGTTAGNCATGTACGGAGTCGCNTTTGCNCTTTCATCTTCAAAACCCGACTCCAGTCTTCCTCCAAATCCAAAACAAGTTGAAGATTGGGTTCATGCAAATAAGGTATGCCGCCATACTTTACTTAGTGCACTTTCTAATGATTTGTTCGATGTATACTGTTCCTATAAGGAGGCAAAAGACATTTGGGATTCGTTGATTCTCAAATACACTGCTGAAGATGTAGTCCGACAAAGGTTCATTATTGGGAATTATTATCGTTGGGAAATGGTTGAAGACAAGGACATAAAGTCGCAAATCAATGAGTACCACAAGCTGCTCGAAGATATCAAAGCGGAGAACGTTCTTCTACCAGATGTATATGTCTCACAACTTCTGATCGAGAAATTGCCGCCTTCCTGGACTGATTACAAGCAACAACTGAAACATAGACACAAGCAAATGTCACTTTCAAAGCTGATCACTCACATAATCGTTGAAGATACCAACAGGAAAGAATGTGCTATTGCAAAGGCCAAAGCTTTGTCTGCAAAAGCAAACGTGATAGAAGACAAACCTGCTCCAAAAAG AAGTATGAAATCAAAAATAATGGCAACGTATCCTGATGCATTTCCTCAAGACTCAATGAGCGAAGTGATTGATGATAGGAGACCAGACCTCGAAATGCCCAAGTAA